DNA sequence from the Prochlorothrix hollandica PCC 9006 = CALU 1027 genome:
CTGCCGGGAACCGTGGCAGGGGTTGCATAACCGGTGGCATCACCCGTTGCCTCACCCGTTGCCTCACCCGTTGCGTAACCCGTTGCGTTACCGGGCAGCGTGAGGACCTTCACCAGTTCCCAGCCGTGATCCAGGGGTTGCGATCGCAAAAAGAGCCAGTAGGCCCGTTGTTGGGTGGTGCTACCCTGGGGTCCGTGGTGCCGTTCTAGGGTGGTCAGAAAAACCTGCTGAAGGTAGGGCATCGTCAGCAGATCCCCCAGATCTAAATGGGGGTAGGTTTGGGCAAATTCCGCCACCGACAGCTCCCGAAAGTCCACCTTGCCCACAAGAAGGAGGTAATCCGGCTGAAAATTGGGGGCAGACTCCCCTGCCCCAGGGGTAGGGGAGTCCGGGTCAGCAGCCCGTTCACGGATTAAGACCCGGTTGATATAGCTGGGCAGACTGGGCAGCAACTCTTGGATTAAGGGGCGGAACAAGAGGGGGCAGCGATCGGGCAAAATGACATCGACGGCGATCGCGGGCTGACCCAAGGCACCGACCCCCCACCCCAGGGCCACCGCCCACAGCCAACGGTGCAGCCGGAACCGGGGTTTAAATTTCGGCTGGAACCCGTGTCTCCATCTTTGCCTAGCCCCACCGTCCGCGCCCGGTTGGCCCATCAGCATTGCTTGAATATCTTGCGGGTCTTGAGTTCCTGGCAGTCCTGACATAACCATGGCCTCCCTGGTTTAGTTGAGTTCGTCACAAATGCGGGCAAAGGCCGCTGCGGGATCGGCGGCTTGGGTGATGGGGCGACCAATCACCAGGTAATCAGCGCCCGCTGCGATCGCCGCTGCCGGGGTGAGGGTGCGCTGTTGATCCCCCGCAGTGGCCCAATCGGGCCGCACCCCAGGGCAGACAATCTGGAACGGAACCGGACAGACCTGGCGCACCGCTGCGATTTCCTGGGGGGAACAGACGACCCCCGCCACGCCGCTATCCAGGGCGAGCATAGCCATTTGCTGCACATAGTCCCAGGGATCTAAGGAAACCTTGAGATCAAAGGCCAAATGGCGGGAATTTAGGCTAGTAAGCAGGGTAACCGCTAGGATATGGGGACTGGGGTGGCCCGCTGTTTGGGCGGCAGTGGTGGCGGCAGCTTGGGCCGCTGTCAGGGCATCCCGTCCGGCGCTGGCGTGTACCGTCAGGAAGTCAACCCCATAGGTGGCGGCGGCGGCACAGGCTCCGGCCATGGTGTTGGGGATGTCGTGGAATTTGAGAT
Encoded proteins:
- the pyrF gene encoding orotidine-5'-phosphate decarboxylase — translated: MLFAKSPGDSPDRRIIVPLDVPTLAQAKALVDQLPQVSFWKVGLELFVSGGAPILAELRQRGARIFLDLKFHDIPNTMAGACAAAATYGVDFLTVHASAGRDALTAAQAAATTAAQTAGHPSPHILAVTLLTSLNSRHLAFDLKVSLDPWDYVQQMAMLALDSGVAGVVCSPQEIAAVRQVCPVPFQIVCPGVRPDWATAGDQQRTLTPAAAIAAGADYLVIGRPITQAADPAAAFARICDELN